Proteins co-encoded in one Synechococcus elongatus PCC 6301 genomic window:
- a CDS encoding glycerol dehydrogenase, with translation MEVSTGYLPQAVFAPADQGHPAPRVFISPQRYIQGRGVLRSVGRYLSLLQAKRAGLLMSQRSSRNEGDLLLAGLRSAGVDAVVSTFQGECTTDEITAHTTAFSKERIDCVIAAGGGKCIDTGKAIAFRLGIPVVVVPTLASNDAPCSALSVLYSPEGISQGVEFYPNSPAIVVVDTDIIAAAPERYLVAGMGDAMATWYEASVCLRNPAAVTTVGARPTLAACAIGEVCAHTLFQEGCAAAAAVASKTVNDALESVVEANTLLSGLGFESGGLAGAHAVAQSYTAIPHVRANYLHGEMVAMGTLAQLMMESRPKEATRVAEFFAAVGLPIHLGQLSLSSSDTQALEIVSEASLGFPFVGNMPMKITPEFVKSAILDAHHLGLSIPEQIGDSAYRHLQG, from the coding sequence ATGGAAGTTTCGACGGGCTACCTTCCGCAGGCAGTCTTCGCCCCTGCCGATCAAGGTCATCCTGCCCCGCGTGTCTTTATCTCGCCCCAGCGCTACATCCAAGGGCGAGGTGTTTTGCGGAGTGTTGGCCGCTACCTCTCCCTATTGCAGGCAAAACGAGCAGGCCTGCTGATGTCGCAACGCAGCAGTCGAAATGAAGGAGATTTATTACTAGCCGGACTGCGATCGGCTGGTGTTGATGCTGTCGTCAGCACCTTTCAGGGCGAATGTACAACCGATGAAATCACCGCTCACACCACCGCTTTTTCCAAAGAGCGAATCGACTGCGTGATTGCTGCGGGAGGTGGGAAATGTATCGATACCGGTAAAGCGATCGCGTTTCGGTTGGGGATTCCTGTCGTTGTCGTCCCGACCCTTGCCTCCAACGATGCCCCCTGTTCTGCGCTCTCTGTCCTCTACTCCCCTGAGGGAATTTCTCAAGGCGTCGAGTTCTATCCCAATAGCCCAGCCATCGTGGTTGTCGATACCGACATCATTGCCGCAGCGCCCGAACGCTACCTTGTGGCTGGGATGGGTGACGCGATGGCGACTTGGTATGAGGCGTCTGTCTGTCTTCGTAATCCGGCGGCTGTCACAACCGTGGGCGCTCGTCCCACCTTGGCTGCATGTGCGATCGGTGAAGTCTGTGCCCATACCCTCTTTCAAGAAGGCTGTGCTGCCGCTGCGGCTGTTGCCTCCAAAACGGTCAACGACGCCTTGGAGTCAGTGGTAGAAGCAAATACCTTACTTAGCGGGCTGGGCTTTGAAAGTGGTGGGTTGGCCGGCGCTCATGCTGTCGCCCAAAGCTACACAGCGATTCCCCATGTGCGTGCCAACTACCTTCACGGCGAAATGGTAGCGATGGGGACTCTTGCTCAACTGATGATGGAATCGCGCCCCAAGGAAGCAACACGAGTTGCCGAGTTTTTTGCTGCTGTTGGGCTGCCGATTCATCTTGGTCAACTCTCGCTAAGCAGTAGCGACACCCAAGCTTTAGAGATCGTTAGTGAAGCTTCATTAGGCTTCCCTTTTGTCGGTAATATGCCAATGAAAATAACACCAGAATTTGTGAAATCTGCAATTCTTGATGCTCATCACCTAGGACTCAGTATACCCGAGCAGATCGGAGACAGTGCTTATCGACATCTACAGGGCTAA
- the katG gene encoding catalase/peroxidase HPI codes for MTATQGKCPVMHGGATTVNISTAEWWPKALNLDILSQHDRKTNPMGPDFNYQEEVKKLDVAALKQDLQALMTDSQDWWPADWGHYGGLMIRLTWHAAGTYRIADGRGGAGTGNQRFAPLNSWPDNTNLDKARRLLWPIKQKYGNKLSWADLIAYAGTIAYESMGLKTFGFAFGREDIWHPEKDIYWGPEKEWVPPSTNPNSRYTGDRELENPLAAVTMGLIYVNPEGVDGNPDPLKTAHDVRVTFARMAMNDEETVALTAGGHTVGKCHGNGNAALLGPEPEGADVEDQGLGWINKTQSGIGRNAVTSGLEGAWTPHPTQWDNGYFRMLLNYDWELKKSPAGAWQWEPINPREEDLPVDVEDPSIRRNLVMTDADMAMKMDPEYRKISERFYQDPAYFADVFARAWFKLTHRDMGPKARYIGPDVPQEDLIWQDPIPAGNRNYDVQAVKDRIAASGLSISELVSTAWDSARTYRNSDKRGGANGARIRLAPQKDWEGNEPDRLAKVLAVLEGIAAATGASVADVIVLAGNVGVEQAARAAGVEIVLPFAPGRGDATAEQTDTESFAVLEPIHDGYRNWLKQDYAATPEELLLDRTQLLGLTAPEMTVLIGGLRVLGTNHGGTKHGVFTDREGVLTNDFFVNLTDMNYLWKPAGKNLYEICDRKTNQVKWTATRVDLVFGSNSILRAYSELYAQDDNKEKFVRDFVAAWTKVMNADRFDLD; via the coding sequence ATGACAGCAACTCAGGGTAAATGTCCGGTCATGCACGGCGGAGCAACAACCGTTAATATTTCGACTGCTGAGTGGTGGCCAAAGGCACTCAACCTGGATATTTTGAGCCAGCACGATCGCAAGACCAACCCAATGGGGCCAGACTTCAACTATCAGGAAGAAGTCAAGAAACTGGATGTCGCTGCGCTCAAGCAAGATTTACAGGCGCTGATGACCGATAGCCAAGACTGGTGGCCGGCAGACTGGGGTCACTACGGCGGTCTGATGATTCGCCTCACTTGGCACGCGGCGGGCACCTACCGAATTGCCGATGGTCGCGGTGGTGCAGGCACGGGGAACCAGCGCTTTGCTCCCCTCAATTCTTGGCCAGACAACACAAATTTAGACAAAGCGCGTCGCTTGCTTTGGCCGATCAAGCAAAAGTACGGCAACAAGTTGAGTTGGGCAGATTTAATTGCCTATGCCGGCACGATCGCCTACGAATCGATGGGGCTTAAAACCTTTGGTTTTGCCTTTGGACGAGAAGATATTTGGCATCCTGAGAAAGATATCTACTGGGGGCCTGAGAAGGAATGGGTTCCCCCAAGCACCAATCCCAACAGTCGCTATACGGGCGATCGCGAACTTGAAAATCCGCTAGCAGCCGTGACAATGGGGCTGATTTACGTCAACCCCGAAGGCGTGGATGGCAATCCTGATCCGCTCAAAACCGCCCATGACGTGCGCGTCACCTTTGCGCGGATGGCGATGAACGATGAGGAAACGGTGGCGCTAACTGCTGGTGGACACACCGTTGGCAAATGTCATGGCAATGGCAATGCTGCTTTGCTAGGACCCGAACCGGAAGGGGCGGATGTGGAAGATCAAGGCTTGGGCTGGATCAATAAAACCCAGAGCGGTATTGGTCGCAACGCTGTCACCAGTGGGCTGGAAGGGGCTTGGACACCCCACCCGACTCAATGGGACAACGGCTATTTCCGTATGCTCCTGAACTATGACTGGGAACTGAAGAAAAGCCCTGCAGGCGCATGGCAGTGGGAACCGATTAATCCCCGAGAAGAAGATCTACCGGTCGATGTCGAAGATCCATCGATTCGCCGCAACTTGGTGATGACCGACGCCGACATGGCCATGAAGATGGACCCAGAGTATCGGAAAATCTCGGAGCGCTTCTACCAAGATCCGGCCTACTTTGCGGATGTGTTTGCACGGGCTTGGTTCAAGTTAACCCACCGCGATATGGGGCCGAAAGCCCGTTACATTGGCCCGGATGTGCCACAGGAAGACCTGATTTGGCAGGATCCAATTCCGGCGGGCAACCGCAACTATGACGTGCAAGCGGTGAAAGATCGGATTGCTGCCAGTGGACTAAGTATCAGTGAGCTAGTCAGCACAGCTTGGGATAGCGCCCGTACTTATCGAAATTCGGATAAGCGGGGCGGGGCGAATGGGGCACGGATTCGGTTAGCACCCCAGAAAGATTGGGAAGGGAATGAACCCGATCGCTTGGCGAAAGTGCTGGCTGTGCTGGAAGGAATTGCTGCCGCTACTGGGGCGAGCGTTGCCGACGTCATTGTTCTGGCTGGCAATGTTGGGGTGGAGCAAGCAGCCAGGGCTGCCGGTGTTGAAATTGTGCTTCCCTTTGCGCCGGGTCGTGGCGATGCAACGGCTGAGCAAACGGATACGGAATCCTTTGCAGTGCTGGAGCCGATTCACGATGGCTATCGCAACTGGCTCAAGCAGGACTATGCGGCAACGCCTGAAGAATTGCTGCTTGATCGCACGCAACTGTTGGGTCTGACGGCTCCAGAGATGACGGTGTTGATTGGTGGCCTGCGTGTCTTGGGAACCAACCATGGCGGTACGAAGCACGGTGTCTTCACCGATCGCGAAGGGGTGTTAACGAATGACTTTTTCGTGAATCTGACCGACATGAATTATCTGTGGAAACCGGCTGGAAAAAACCTGTATGAAATCTGCGATCGCAAGACGAATCAGGTGAAGTGGACGGCAACGCGAGTCGATTTGGTCTTTGGATCAAATTCGATTCTGCGAGCCTACTCAGAGCTCTATGCACAAGACGACAACAAAGAGAAGTTTGTGCGAGACTTTGTCGCTGCCTGGACGAAGGTGATGAATGCCGATCGCTTTGATCTGGACTAA
- a CDS encoding WecB/TagA/CpsF family glycosyltransferase — MPLVSVPDRQRHKVFQLPVDLCADYPTWLGDRMSQGQGAHVITINAEMAMQAEQDPELGRAIREADLVIPDGAGVVWYLRLRGRKVRRSPGIELAADLICQAAGLGWQVFFFGGAPGVAAAAAQVWQQQYPTLKVAGVQHGFLSDDERSQLLRDLETKQPQLIPVGLGVPRQEFWIREHRHLSPQSIWMGIGGSFDVWSGQKQRAPRLLQQLNLEWTWRLIQEPWRWRRMLALPRFAWRAVTDWS, encoded by the coding sequence ATGCCTTTGGTTTCCGTGCCCGATCGCCAGCGTCACAAAGTCTTTCAGCTTCCCGTCGATCTCTGCGCGGACTATCCCACTTGGTTGGGCGATCGCATGAGTCAAGGGCAAGGGGCTCATGTGATCACGATCAATGCCGAAATGGCGATGCAGGCAGAGCAGGATCCAGAGCTAGGGCGGGCGATCCGCGAAGCCGATCTCGTCATTCCTGATGGGGCTGGGGTGGTTTGGTATCTGCGCCTACGCGGCAGAAAAGTGCGCCGCAGCCCCGGCATTGAGCTGGCAGCAGATTTGATTTGCCAAGCAGCGGGTTTAGGCTGGCAAGTCTTTTTCTTTGGCGGTGCGCCCGGTGTAGCGGCGGCAGCAGCACAAGTTTGGCAGCAACAATATCCAACGCTAAAAGTTGCTGGCGTCCAGCATGGCTTTCTTAGTGATGACGAGCGATCGCAACTGCTGCGAGATTTGGAAACGAAGCAACCGCAACTAATTCCGGTCGGTCTAGGAGTGCCCCGCCAAGAGTTTTGGATTCGAGAACATCGCCACCTCTCGCCCCAGTCGATTTGGATGGGCATTGGCGGCAGCTTTGATGTTTGGTCGGGTCAAAAGCAACGCGCTCCCCGGCTGTTGCAACAGCTCAACTTGGAATGGACTTGGCGACTAATCCAAGAGCCTTGGCGCTGGCGACGGATGCTGGCTTTGCCTCGCTTTGCTTGGCGTGCCGTTACGGATTGGTCATGA
- a CDS encoding B12-binding domain-containing radical SAM protein — translation MSSTASSVFADETLLFEPATPIANAVPLIFAFPNEYSVGITSLGFQIVWATLAARSDLQVSRLFTDIAEPLPRQPELLGFSLSWELDYVNILAMLEQLGIPLRSRDRGDEHPLVFGGGPTLTANPEPFADFFDVILVGDGEVLLDAFIDAYQPLRDRPRAEKLRQLAQVPGLYIPALYEPIYEAADGAIATIQPIDNDIPVQIEKQTYRGNVLSASTVVTPRAAWESIYMVEVVRSCPEMCRFCLASYLTLPFRTASLEESLQPAIARGLTATQRIGLLGASVTQHPEFPALLDRLGQPEFTDVRLSVASVRTNTVTEKFASILAQRGTKSLTIAVESGSERLRQVINKKLAQAEITEAAVNAKAGGLQGLKLYGMAGVPTETEDDLLATAEMLKGLKKAAPGLRLSYGCSTFVPKAQTPFQWQGVSPKAEKRLQFLQKQLRPQGIEFRPESYSWSVIQALISRGDRRLSSLLERVRHYGESLGSYRRAFKELKGTLPPLDFYVFQDWEPEAPLPWQHLRGPLPVETLRKHRQQAFAIAAAGVGSK, via the coding sequence ATGAGTTCAACTGCAAGCAGCGTCTTTGCTGACGAAACGCTGTTGTTTGAGCCGGCCACACCGATCGCCAATGCGGTGCCGCTGATTTTTGCCTTCCCGAACGAGTACAGCGTCGGGATTACCAGCCTTGGTTTCCAGATTGTTTGGGCAACGCTTGCAGCGCGATCGGATCTGCAGGTCAGTCGCCTATTTACAGATATTGCAGAACCCCTGCCCCGTCAGCCGGAACTCCTGGGCTTTTCGCTGTCCTGGGAGCTGGACTACGTCAACATTCTGGCGATGCTGGAGCAGTTGGGCATCCCCCTGCGATCGCGCGATCGTGGCGATGAGCATCCGCTCGTGTTTGGGGGCGGCCCAACGTTGACGGCAAATCCGGAGCCCTTTGCTGATTTCTTCGATGTGATCTTGGTCGGGGATGGTGAAGTGCTGCTCGACGCGTTTATCGACGCTTATCAACCCCTACGCGATCGCCCACGAGCAGAAAAGCTCCGACAACTGGCTCAAGTTCCAGGGCTCTATATTCCGGCGCTTTACGAACCGATTTATGAGGCGGCAGATGGGGCGATCGCCACGATCCAACCCATCGATAACGACATTCCAGTCCAAATCGAGAAGCAGACCTATCGCGGTAATGTTCTCTCCGCTTCAACGGTAGTGACACCTCGCGCTGCTTGGGAAAGCATCTACATGGTCGAGGTGGTGCGTAGCTGCCCTGAGATGTGTCGCTTTTGCCTCGCCAGCTATCTGACCCTGCCATTCCGTACCGCCAGCCTTGAGGAATCACTGCAACCTGCGATCGCTCGCGGATTGACGGCAACGCAGCGGATTGGTCTATTGGGTGCTTCGGTCACGCAGCATCCTGAATTTCCGGCCTTACTGGACCGGTTAGGACAGCCAGAATTTACCGATGTTCGCCTCAGTGTGGCTTCAGTACGAACCAATACGGTCACTGAAAAATTTGCCAGTATTTTGGCGCAGCGCGGCACGAAGTCACTGACGATCGCGGTGGAAAGTGGCTCAGAACGACTCCGCCAAGTGATCAACAAAAAGCTGGCTCAGGCTGAGATTACAGAAGCGGCAGTCAATGCCAAAGCCGGTGGACTACAAGGGCTAAAACTCTACGGTATGGCGGGAGTCCCGACCGAAACGGAAGATGATTTGCTGGCAACCGCAGAGATGCTGAAAGGGCTGAAGAAAGCGGCACCGGGGCTACGGCTCAGCTATGGTTGCAGCACCTTTGTTCCCAAAGCCCAGACGCCATTCCAATGGCAGGGCGTATCGCCAAAAGCGGAGAAGCGGTTGCAATTTTTGCAGAAGCAGTTACGGCCACAGGGCATCGAATTTCGGCCTGAAAGTTATAGCTGGTCCGTGATTCAAGCGCTGATCTCCAGAGGCGATCGCCGCCTCAGTTCTCTTTTAGAACGAGTGCGTCACTACGGTGAATCGCTGGGTAGCTACCGTCGCGCTTTCAAGGAGCTGAAAGGAACACTACCACCGCTGGATTTTTACGTTTTCCAAGACTGGGAGCCTGAAGCACCATTACCTTGGCAACATCTGCGCGGCCCACTGCCAGTCGAAACCCTGCGCAAACACCGTCAACAGGCTTTCGCGATCGCGGCAGCCGGAGTAGGATCCAAGTAA